TCTCGACTACCATGTTAGTCCGACTTCCCGATACATAGGTTTTTCGTCTAGCATCTTTACGGAAACAAATCTTGAGTTTTTGCCGAGAGAGTTTTTAAGATCGTGACCTGATGAATAAATCTGCGTTGATTGCACACATCATTCAAAAGTTGGAAACGGAACTCGCTGCACTCAAGGCGGCCGCGCTTGAAACCTATGCAGCTGCCACCGGTGACGAAAGCAAACCAGAAAACAAATACGACACTCGCGCACTGGAGGCGTCCTATTTAGCCGGAGCCCAGGCGAAGCGAGTTCGTGACACCGAAGGGTCCCTCGCTGTGTTTCGTGTTCTCAAGCCCAAGTCCTTCACTGGAAAAAGCCAAATCGAATCCACGGCGTTAGTGGAAGTGGACTTAGATGGAAAAACCACGTTTGTGTTCATTGCGCCCGCACGAGGCAGTCTGACGATCGACTATGAGGGCCGTTCGATTCAGGTGATTACTCCTCAAAGTCCGCTTGGCGAAGGTCTTTTGGGATTAAGAGTTGGAGACATGGTCAAAATAGACCAAGGTTCCCGCCAACTTGAATACGAAATAGTGTCCGTAGAATAGGCAATTGCACCCCTAATTAGGCACATGACCTACGTCCAGTTTTCCGGCCGCTCGTCGTCAATCGCGGAAATCCAAAAGCCTTAGACGAAGGTCTATGGTTCCATTTCTCACATGAGAAACAAAGTATTTGTTGTAGTCGCGGCGCTTGTTGCTTCAGGAACCTTTCTGCCAGAGGTACGAGCCGATTTTACGGCCCTAGCCATTGGCGACACTGGGAAAGGGAACAAAGAACAAACGGAAGTTGGCGAGGCGCTCGCCAAAGATTGCGCGAAGGAAAACTGCAAGTTCGCCATTCTTCTTGGCGACAATATCTATGACGTAGGAATCACATCGCCGACAGACCCGCAAATGATCGACAAATTCGAAAAACCCTACGCGAATATGACGGTTCCGTTTTATGTCGCCCTTGGTAATCATGATTACGGGAAGCTCGCCAACGATTGGGCGCGAGGCGACAATCAAATCGAGTACTCTCGGCGCAATCCTTCTTTCATATTGCCGTCTCATTACTACAGCTTCGAACATGATGATGCGCTTTTTCTAGTTCTAGACACCTCCCGCCTGTTTCACGATAAGGATACCGCTGAACAGGTGAAGTTCATCCGCGATACTTTGGCTGCAAATCGGTCCTCCGCGATTCCAAAAAAATGGATCGTTGCAGTTTCGCACCATCCATTTTTATCAAACGGACCACACGGAAATGCCGGGCGCTATGACGGTGTACCGCTGCCGCCTTTTTCAGGCTCGGTGATAAAAGAGGTCATTGAAAAGGAGATCTGCCCCCATGCCCAGCTGGTGATTTCAGGTCACGACCACTCGCTGCAAACGTTGCCAGCGAAAGCACCATGCGAGAAAACTCTTTTTGTCGTCAGCGGCGGTGGTGCTAGTACAACAAAGTTAAAAGGTTCGAACCCATCACATTTCCAGAAATCTATGCTCGGATTCACAAGGCTCCATTTCAACCGAGATCGAGTGCGTATTTCTCACGTTGGGAAAGACGGCCAAGTCGAGCATCAATATGATCACCCCGTTCGGTAGAAGTACGGCGGTCACTCGTGGCCCGGCGGAAAGAAACCAATGAATCGAGGACCAACGCCTTCGCGCGCTCTTCAAGCAACAGAGGTCGTTTGGGATTTTTTAAGTCTCAGTGGCGCAGGCGAGTTTTTAAATAGAGGATTTCAAGATGAAAATCATCATCGCGGGCGGAACAGGTCATGTTGGAACCGCACTTTCACGTCATCTTGGCGAAATGGGGCACGAGCTCGTCATCTTGAGCCGCGGAGGCGGCATCAAGACCAGCGGCAAAGAAAAAAGCGCGCTTAGGATTGTCGCTTGGGACGGCATCAACAAAGGCCCGTGGTTCAACGAATTTCATGATGCCGATGTGGTCATCAATCTGGCTGGACGCACGGTGAACTGTCGATACACCAAGGAAAATTTAAGGCAGATGATGGACTCGCGCGTTGATTCAACTCGAATCATCGGACTAGCAATTGAAGCTTCGGAGCAGAAAACGGGAAGAGCCCCGGAATTGTGGTTACAGATGAGCACGGCGACCATCTATGCGCATCGCTTCGACCAAGCCAACGACGAGGCAAACGGGCTTATTGGTGGAAACGAACCCGACGTTCCCAGGTATTGGGATTACAGTATTCAGATTGCGAAAAATTGGGAGGACGAGTTGGCCAAAGCCAACACGCCATCGACCAGAAGAGTCGCGTTAAGAACAGCCATGGTCATGGGGACCAACCCGGAAAGTGTCTTTGGAGTGCTCTCAAACATGACACGTCTGGGACTAGGCGGAGCGATCGGTGGAGGGAAGCAGTATGTTTCCTGGATTCATGAAGTGGATTTTCTGCGTGCGGTAGACTTCATTATGGGGCGAGAGGATTTGCGGGGAGCGATCAATATTTGTGCGCCGGAACCACTTCCACAGGCTGGCTTTATGCGTGAACTAAGGAGGGCCTGGGGCGTTTCGATTGGACTTCCAGCGACCGCGTGGATGGCGGAAATCGGTGCCTTCTTTTTAAGAACTGACACCGAACTCCTTTTGAAAAGTCGACGAGTGGTTCCCGGTCGACTGTTGGACGTCGGTTTTGAGTTTAGATTCCCGACGTGGCGTGCAGCTTCGCACGATCTCGTTCAATCGATCCAAAGATGAAACGAATTTCGAACAGTGAATTGGCTGTCAATTTGATAGCACTGATTGCGCCGGTTAAAATTTTGAAATGACGTTGACGAAGATTCTGATCTACACCGGTTTGCTTCTTTTAACTTCCGGCACTTCTATTTCTTCCTCTGCTGAGGCAGAAGAAATATCCGCTTTTGAAAAGTCCTTGATGATGAACCATTCTGTTTCCACCAAAGAAACTATTGTGCAAATGGGTGGCAGAAAATTTCGCAAAGTCGAATATCAGAATCAAACTGTCTATCTCTCGTTGATGGCGGAACTTTCAAGTACTTCGGACCTCGTTGTACTTTGCGGCGAACAGCAGGCCAGCCAATTTAATCGACAGTCTCCTGCCTTGCTCACAGGGGCCGTGCGAATTGCTCGGCGCACGCGGTTTTTTGTCGAGGGAATCAAGGCGATGTGTACGGGAGACAAGAATCAAGCACGAG
The Deltaproteobacteria bacterium DNA segment above includes these coding regions:
- a CDS encoding GreA/GreB family elongation factor, translating into MNKSALIAHIIQKLETELAALKAAALETYAAATGDESKPENKYDTRALEASYLAGAQAKRVRDTEGSLAVFRVLKPKSFTGKSQIESTALVEVDLDGKTTFVFIAPARGSLTIDYEGRSIQVITPQSPLGEGLLGLRVGDMVKIDQGSRQLEYEIVSVE
- a CDS encoding metallophosphoesterase, producing the protein MRNKVFVVVAALVASGTFLPEVRADFTALAIGDTGKGNKEQTEVGEALAKDCAKENCKFAILLGDNIYDVGITSPTDPQMIDKFEKPYANMTVPFYVALGNHDYGKLANDWARGDNQIEYSRRNPSFILPSHYYSFEHDDALFLVLDTSRLFHDKDTAEQVKFIRDTLAANRSSAIPKKWIVAVSHHPFLSNGPHGNAGRYDGVPLPPFSGSVIKEVIEKEICPHAQLVISGHDHSLQTLPAKAPCEKTLFVVSGGGASTTKLKGSNPSHFQKSMLGFTRLHFNRDRVRISHVGKDGQVEHQYDHPVR
- a CDS encoding DUF1731 domain-containing protein, with amino-acid sequence MKIIIAGGTGHVGTALSRHLGEMGHELVILSRGGGIKTSGKEKSALRIVAWDGINKGPWFNEFHDADVVINLAGRTVNCRYTKENLRQMMDSRVDSTRIIGLAIEASEQKTGRAPELWLQMSTATIYAHRFDQANDEANGLIGGNEPDVPRYWDYSIQIAKNWEDELAKANTPSTRRVALRTAMVMGTNPESVFGVLSNMTRLGLGGAIGGGKQYVSWIHEVDFLRAVDFIMGREDLRGAINICAPEPLPQAGFMRELRRAWGVSIGLPATAWMAEIGAFFLRTDTELLLKSRRVVPGRLLDVGFEFRFPTWRAASHDLVQSIQR